The following coding sequences lie in one Dysgonomonas mossii genomic window:
- a CDS encoding glycosyltransferase, whose translation MSKFLFVIPPFWGHINPTLSIGGTLLERGHDVAWAGMTKLNMKLFPLGAKYFYMEKTESKNKKEIERIILLQNKGANMPALEALKLGLEDTYIPFARMMIDEFNEIVEQYKPDVIVNDCITFVGGLSAQLKNIPFATITPITPNALNDPQSAPKVTEWVHKSIIDLQRFVGIDGDEEFVQSKLLNMYYTSQLFCGLDNASVPPYMKFIGALTGRPDNTPFDWKKLEAMGDHPKIYISIGTVLVQSRKDFFSRMIDALKDKPVTVIAAADPNILDEWPENFIVQGYVPQSELLKHIDVVIGHGGLNTTCDTFMNGIPMLIIPMAFDQSHTAQLIQNYGCGIRIKYSRMRVKDIEHAVDELLYNPTYKKAAKEIQQSFIEAGGNKRAAELLEEIITVKQ comes from the coding sequence ATGTCTAAATTTTTATTTGTAATTCCTCCTTTCTGGGGGCATATAAACCCCACATTAAGTATAGGAGGCACTCTCTTAGAAAGAGGCCATGATGTTGCTTGGGCGGGTATGACCAAACTCAATATGAAACTCTTTCCTTTAGGAGCAAAATACTTCTATATGGAAAAAACAGAGAGTAAAAACAAAAAAGAGATAGAACGAATAATCTTGCTGCAAAATAAGGGCGCTAATATGCCGGCACTTGAAGCTCTTAAGTTAGGATTGGAAGATACCTATATTCCTTTTGCTAGGATGATGATAGACGAGTTTAATGAGATTGTAGAGCAATATAAACCCGATGTAATAGTGAATGATTGTATTACTTTTGTTGGTGGACTGTCCGCTCAATTAAAAAATATTCCATTTGCCACTATAACGCCTATTACACCTAATGCTCTGAACGACCCTCAAAGTGCACCTAAAGTTACAGAATGGGTACATAAATCAATCATTGATTTACAACGTTTTGTTGGAATAGATGGGGATGAAGAGTTTGTGCAGTCTAAGCTATTGAATATGTACTATACCTCACAGCTATTTTGCGGTTTAGATAATGCTTCTGTACCACCCTATATGAAGTTTATAGGGGCATTGACAGGTAGACCGGATAATACTCCATTCGATTGGAAAAAGCTTGAGGCAATGGGTGACCACCCTAAGATATACATTTCGATAGGAACAGTATTGGTCCAAAGTCGGAAAGATTTCTTTAGCCGCATGATTGACGCGTTAAAAGATAAGCCTGTTACTGTTATAGCGGCTGCAGATCCTAACATATTGGATGAATGGCCTGAGAACTTTATAGTGCAAGGATATGTTCCTCAATCGGAATTATTGAAACATATAGATGTTGTAATCGGGCATGGTGGGTTAAATACAACTTGCGATACTTTTATGAATGGTATACCTATGCTCATTATTCCGATGGCCTTCGATCAATCGCATACAGCACAACTAATTCAAAACTACGGCTGTGGTATTCGCATCAAATATAGTCGTATGCGCGTTAAAGACATCGAACATGCTGTAGATGAGCTATTATACAATCCTACATATAAAAAAGCGGCTAAAGAGATTCAACAATCTTTTATAGAAGCAGGTGGCAATAAAAGAGCTGCCGAATTATTGGAAGAAATTATAACTGTAAAACAGTAA
- a CDS encoding 3-hydroxyacyl-CoA dehydrogenase encodes MNKMSNVTILGGGNMGSQIAFQTAFKGFNVTIYDINVDLYSQGIENLELLRNIYLREAHATEEEMDAAFNNISYSFNLSEAVQDADLTIEAIPENIEIKQKLYTELGRVAPAKTIFTTNSSTMLPSDLMEFTGRPHKFMALHFSNLLFHCNIAEIMKSSETDADSYNTVIEFAKAIGMIPILVKQEQRGYILNSLLMPFMAAATELYLKGVGDIETIDKTWRIATGSPVGPFEIYDIVGINTVYNIAANGDLKAKLFAQYLKDNFIKQGKLGYLSGEGFYKYPKEINITKIKK; translated from the coding sequence ATGAATAAAATGTCCAATGTAACTATTCTAGGGGGAGGTAATATGGGCTCTCAAATTGCATTTCAGACAGCTTTTAAAGGATTCAATGTCACGATATATGACATCAATGTTGACTTATACAGTCAAGGGATTGAAAACCTTGAGTTACTAAGGAACATATATCTGAGAGAGGCTCATGCTACCGAAGAAGAAATGGATGCCGCTTTTAATAATATTTCGTATTCTTTTAATCTTTCTGAAGCTGTTCAAGATGCTGATCTTACAATAGAAGCTATACCCGAGAATATCGAAATAAAACAAAAATTATACACAGAGCTAGGAAGAGTTGCTCCTGCAAAGACAATTTTCACCACTAATTCATCAACAATGTTACCCAGCGATCTGATGGAGTTTACAGGACGTCCTCATAAATTTATGGCATTACATTTTTCAAATTTATTATTTCACTGCAATATTGCTGAAATTATGAAATCTTCAGAGACTGATGCTGATTCGTATAATACTGTTATAGAATTTGCAAAAGCGATTGGAATGATTCCTATCCTTGTAAAGCAAGAGCAACGTGGTTATATCTTAAATTCATTGTTAATGCCTTTTATGGCAGCTGCTACCGAACTCTACCTAAAGGGTGTTGGCGATATTGAAACCATCGATAAAACATGGCGTATCGCAACAGGCTCACCTGTTGGTCCTTTTGAAATATATGATATAGTTGGTATAAATACAGTATATAATATAGCCGCTAATGGAGATCTGAAAGCAAAATTATTTGCACAATATCTAAAAGACAATTTTATAAAACAAGGAAAACTGGGATATCTCTCAGGAGAAGGATTTTATAAATATCCAAAAGAAATAAACATCACTAAAATAAAGAAATGA
- a CDS encoding glycosyltransferase family 39 protein produces MSPLYYSNEWADVNIYFNVAKAMFNGRTLYTETFDHKGPLIFFIYGLGYLISNNSFFGMFLIQWTAWFIMVYYIYKLSKLYLDNAFAYIVAIIFPVFILKIMKAGGSAEEFILVFECISLYYFVRYFKGKGVSIHKPSVMFIHGIMCSMVLFIKLNLLAFWFFPLAAIFFNLLRKRAFKNFAVNMVAYIAGLLIIATPILLYLYVNDALQEAYSIYIELNRKYAELQTISSSVQLVLLRVVYLFMDPFALFFMALIGVFYFPVKHIKYTLGKYALLLSGVALYIIIFMSPVFQMYYPVVFLIFSLLGVLSLFIYISGFITIVKYITSAFLLIITSCMIYIGYSQTDLGNSKIAGTTVSLKPGLLTQKIHDEIVKEPKPTLLNVGFGLGNSLFTTCKIVPNIRYFVSPNLTYESYPQMRDEQTRYIENKEIKFIVMPLPLLDIDGSTKVQKRRKIGNQEYFLNLRAFKENYTLILTDTIINTIDEKNIEILQLYKLK; encoded by the coding sequence ATGTCTCCTTTGTATTATTCAAATGAATGGGCAGATGTAAATATTTACTTTAATGTAGCAAAAGCTATGTTTAATGGCAGAACCCTTTATACTGAAACTTTTGATCATAAAGGGCCTCTTATTTTCTTTATATATGGTCTGGGATATCTTATATCAAATAATTCTTTCTTCGGAATGTTTCTGATTCAATGGACTGCATGGTTTATAATGGTTTATTATATCTATAAGCTATCTAAATTATATTTGGATAATGCTTTTGCATATATAGTAGCTATTATTTTCCCTGTCTTTATACTGAAAATAATGAAAGCGGGAGGATCAGCAGAAGAGTTTATTCTTGTTTTCGAATGTATTAGTTTATATTACTTTGTCAGATATTTTAAAGGAAAAGGTGTATCTATCCATAAGCCGTCAGTAATGTTTATACATGGAATTATGTGTTCTATGGTACTTTTCATAAAACTCAATTTGTTGGCTTTTTGGTTCTTTCCTTTAGCTGCTATATTTTTTAATCTTTTACGGAAGAGAGCGTTCAAAAATTTTGCAGTAAATATGGTTGCATATATTGCAGGACTTTTGATTATTGCAACTCCTATTCTTTTGTACCTCTATGTTAATGACGCACTCCAAGAAGCATACTCTATTTATATTGAATTGAATAGAAAATATGCTGAATTACAGACGATAAGCAGTTCTGTACAATTAGTATTGCTCCGTGTTGTATACCTGTTTATGGATCCTTTTGCACTTTTCTTTATGGCACTTATTGGAGTTTTCTATTTTCCAGTAAAACATATTAAGTATACTTTAGGTAAATATGCTTTACTATTATCCGGAGTCGCTCTTTACATTATTATATTTATGTCTCCGGTTTTTCAAATGTATTATCCTGTTGTATTTCTTATTTTTAGCTTATTGGGCGTACTAAGTTTGTTTATATACATATCCGGTTTTATAACGATAGTAAAATATATTACATCTGCTTTTTTACTTATCATTACAAGTTGTATGATATATATAGGCTATAGTCAGACTGATTTGGGGAATAGTAAGATCGCCGGGACTACAGTTTCTTTGAAGCCGGGATTACTTACACAGAAAATTCATGATGAAATTGTTAAGGAACCAAAACCAACACTCCTAAATGTTGGTTTTGGTCTGGGTAATAGTTTATTTACAACATGTAAAATCGTTCCTAATATTCGTTATTTTGTTTCACCGAATCTAACATATGAGTCATATCCTCAAATGCGTGATGAACAGACAAGGTATATTGAAAATAAAGAAATCAAGTTTATAGTTATGCCCTTGCCTCTATTGGATATAGATGGAAGCACAAAAGTGCAGAAGAGACGGAAAATTGGAAATCAAGAATATTTTTTAAATCTGCGTGCTTTCAAAGAAAATTACACTTTAATTTTAACAGACACGATTATCAATACGATAGATGAAAAAAATATAGAGATACTTCAACTATACAAACTAAAATAA
- a CDS encoding alpha/beta fold hydrolase — translation MAIIQINNKKIHVLEMNREASQAIVMIHGMFTNMSVFYFNIAPELAKHFHVVLYDLQSHGLSERVDCGYNLEAMSDDLIALLDVLNLKKVHLIGYSYGGLIALKTVMLYSDRVEKLSLIESPKPDEGDAPEVLQKYGNKFIDQYLNNYAESTSLQPGKRQIEKNKKLYEYLFNHTSIKEDFDIDNNLFDILSTNSIKVPTLLLYGSDSDCLLAGNLLKEIIPNSYLLEGSGDHNLPIQKPQWIIEKLLEFIK, via the coding sequence ATGGCAATCATTCAGATAAATAACAAGAAAATCCATGTATTGGAAATGAATCGTGAAGCATCTCAGGCTATTGTGATGATTCATGGTATGTTTACCAATATGTCAGTATTCTACTTTAACATAGCCCCCGAACTGGCTAAACATTTTCATGTTGTATTATATGATTTGCAAAGTCACGGTCTGAGTGAACGTGTTGACTGTGGATATAATCTTGAGGCGATGTCTGATGACTTGATAGCTCTACTTGATGTTCTGAACTTAAAGAAAGTACACTTGATTGGATACAGCTATGGTGGTCTTATAGCCTTAAAAACGGTAATGCTTTACTCTGATAGGGTGGAAAAACTAAGCCTGATAGAGTCTCCCAAGCCGGACGAAGGTGATGCTCCTGAAGTACTCCAAAAATATGGGAATAAATTTATAGATCAGTATTTGAATAACTATGCTGAGTCCACATCTTTACAGCCCGGAAAAAGGCAGATTGAAAAGAATAAAAAACTCTATGAATACTTATTCAACCATACTTCAATTAAGGAAGATTTTGATATAGATAATAATTTGTTTGATATATTATCTACCAATTCTATTAAAGTGCCAACCTTATTATTATATGGCTCTGATTCGGATTGTTTATTAGCCGGAAATCTATTGAAAGAAATTATTCCAAATTCTTATTTATTAGAAGGTAGTGGCGATCATAACTTGCCTATTCAAAAACCACAATGGATTATTGAGAAACTATTAGAATTTATCAAATGA
- a CDS encoding glycosyltransferase translates to MKGRFLFIVPPLTGHVNPTLGLGTELLKNKHDVAWISIDPQLEERIPNGGTFLLLDADISEADKEQIKNEILKLGKKAVYGLDSLKFLYDEVLIPMNAGMLDGIKKLIDAYKPDIIINDHQIFAAAVAAIQKNIPYVTSVTAPAAIKVNEALPTIHEWEGDQIIKFQKSVGLNSDKRLDCSKLLTIVYTSKKLFGESNLDNYYQFVGPVINRGDLTDDFDWHKLQSMNDLPKILVTIGTTFDHNLKRQFLRKVTEAFENDMIGIVIVSDPELFDYMPQNFIVCRRIPQLKLIPLMDVLVCHGGHNTVCESLSYAKPLVVLPIAYDQSYVASTVVDSGSGIRLNFNRFKAQQLKDAVNEILHDKKYSENAQAIQKSFEEAGGVAKAVKLLENILTKQIGL, encoded by the coding sequence ATGAAAGGCAGATTTTTATTTATAGTTCCGCCACTTACAGGTCACGTTAATCCTACCTTAGGTTTGGGGACTGAATTGCTTAAAAATAAACATGATGTGGCATGGATAAGCATTGATCCTCAATTAGAAGAAAGAATACCCAACGGCGGCACATTTCTTTTACTCGATGCTGATATAAGTGAAGCCGATAAAGAACAGATAAAAAATGAAATTCTGAAGCTAGGCAAAAAAGCTGTTTATGGTCTTGATAGCTTGAAGTTCCTCTATGATGAGGTATTAATTCCAATGAATGCGGGCATGCTTGATGGCATAAAAAAACTTATTGATGCTTATAAACCTGACATCATTATTAATGATCATCAGATATTTGCTGCAGCAGTAGCTGCAATACAAAAGAATATACCTTATGTAACATCTGTAACTGCTCCGGCGGCAATAAAGGTAAACGAAGCTTTACCGACGATTCATGAATGGGAAGGAGATCAGATTATAAAGTTTCAAAAGAGTGTAGGGCTTAATAGCGATAAGCGTTTAGATTGCTCCAAATTACTTACAATTGTATATACTTCTAAAAAATTATTTGGAGAATCTAACTTAGATAATTATTACCAATTCGTAGGTCCAGTAATCAATAGAGGAGATTTGACCGATGATTTTGATTGGCATAAACTTCAATCAATGAATGATCTTCCTAAAATACTAGTCACAATAGGAACAACATTTGATCACAACCTCAAACGACAATTTCTAAGGAAAGTGACAGAGGCTTTCGAGAATGATATGATAGGAATCGTAATTGTTTCCGATCCTGAGTTGTTTGACTATATGCCTCAAAATTTTATAGTATGTAGACGCATTCCACAACTTAAACTTATCCCTCTAATGGATGTTTTAGTATGCCACGGAGGACACAATACTGTTTGTGAATCATTGTCATATGCCAAACCTTTGGTTGTTTTACCTATTGCCTATGACCAATCCTATGTTGCAAGCACAGTTGTAGATAGCGGATCAGGAATACGATTAAACTTCAATCGATTTAAGGCACAGCAATTGAAAGATGCTGTCAACGAAATTCTCCATGACAAGAAATATTCAGAAAATGCCCAGGCAATACAAAAATCATTTGAAGAAGCGGGAGGCGTTGCTAAAGCAGTAAAATTATTAGAAAATATACTTACAAAACAAATAGGTCTATAA
- a CDS encoding acyl carrier protein yields the protein MDTIIVKEEKDLVFEVLHQFISDIIGADIAEELDITQNSKFTKDLEMDSIELVAFAEKVRIKYGTDIDFTKWLLAMDLDQIVKLNIGDIVNFIVDGNHSDK from the coding sequence ATGGACACAATAATCGTAAAAGAAGAAAAAGATCTGGTATTTGAAGTTTTGCATCAGTTTATTTCAGATATAATAGGTGCAGATATAGCAGAAGAACTTGATATAACTCAAAATAGTAAATTTACAAAAGATCTGGAGATGGATAGTATTGAGCTTGTGGCTTTTGCTGAGAAAGTTAGAATTAAATACGGGACGGATATAGACTTTACAAAATGGTTGTTAGCAATGGATCTTGATCAGATTGTAAAGTTGAATATAGGAGATATTGTAAACTTTATTGTTGATGGCAATCATTCAGATAAATAA
- a CDS encoding fimbrial protein: MKVIIKLIIYGAILVLLLLGISMPSCSDTEYVSTENKNVMDMLFSVVVPGSSGLKSSLGEDDENDVRSIEVLLFDLDGKYTYQPLYSNVINTNPTDSKVKTFSVKIPEGNYNVVILANSRQSLANALSSISDGEEKSSVMEKLLLSNAGKWNTDPLSGGYVPIPMWGELTSLSVDGNTVINNPVNLVRMVSKIDVALTHVDATSKFVLESIRLYNYNNKGGIAPVSSNWNALQGKVTSPSVPASAQKPANASLNPLVYDEDAITTPGISSIGEIYTFEALAGSSSSLQDNTCLVIGGTYTGDAQPTYYRIDFTQTSSGVTTYLALLRNHHYKVNISEISGSGLATPTDAFNSRPVNIKAEIIQWNDALMSDVVFDGQYMLGVSAGEFSFPRDIQTASDENNTLAVTTDNPSGWTVDKIVDAQGNNINWVSLLSTSGTSVSSGSSGVISNLKVGLTENVSGLVRIGFIHLKAGRLTYIIKVTQDINAAIALSIKNTAGTRKITELIFAAPINTQPDAQQFKIKWVPESSSVTATHYVIGSTGLSLDVSSGLPSVGLQSSISDPSGEILFTIQPPGISDSELLDNPFLVKISKIDFTVSNGTNNITESIFLRQSTYNIVFSNVSSSYWTNGNTYTFNVRSNAGWRIKAITENITTGSGSLLNLQASDNLKVGAVGSANTGTGTAVNFRVVGNAISIAGQVTVVFESTDSPKKFNDATLVLNITNEYYPKAHKGWAGSNIYYDLVSGHLTFDDVGVTTHKTYQGVYFQGGSLYAISPIGIYSLATVLYPPLGGTTSNIEWSAIPYPITNVNSNPPSGKTNLDRAYLYEITNASTGVGDICRYLTEKGWAPPGKKWRMPTSNEFNDVSSYSIVGPFVSYTSTLADGTQSFDRGYNKLDTGSPFFPASGYRDTNNSLVQIGTNGMYWSSSANGANNYAMTFANGNLITTNYELFRTLGFCVRCVVEE; encoded by the coding sequence ATGAAAGTAATTATCAAATTGATTATATATGGAGCTATACTTGTTTTGTTATTATTAGGCATCTCTATGCCTTCATGCAGTGATACCGAATATGTATCGACAGAAAATAAGAATGTCATGGATATGTTATTTTCAGTAGTAGTTCCAGGTTCATCGGGTCTTAAATCTTCTTTGGGTGAAGATGATGAGAATGATGTGCGAAGTATAGAAGTTTTGTTGTTCGACCTAGACGGAAAATACACATATCAACCTTTGTATAGTAATGTTATAAATACTAATCCTACAGACAGTAAGGTTAAGACTTTTTCTGTAAAAATTCCGGAAGGAAATTATAATGTAGTAATTCTGGCAAATTCCAGACAGAGCCTGGCTAATGCTTTAAGCAGCATAAGTGACGGTGAGGAAAAATCTTCGGTTATGGAAAAATTACTATTGTCGAATGCGGGAAAATGGAACACCGATCCTCTATCCGGAGGATACGTTCCCATACCAATGTGGGGAGAATTGACATCACTCTCTGTAGATGGCAATACAGTCATTAATAATCCGGTCAATCTGGTTCGTATGGTTTCCAAAATAGATGTAGCACTTACTCATGTAGATGCCACAAGTAAATTTGTACTGGAAAGCATACGCCTTTATAACTATAATAATAAAGGTGGAATTGCTCCTGTATCGTCAAATTGGAATGCATTACAAGGAAAAGTAACATCCCCTTCGGTTCCTGCTTCTGCACAGAAACCTGCAAATGCGTCACTGAACCCACTTGTGTATGATGAAGATGCCATTACAACACCGGGGATTTCTAGCATAGGAGAAATCTACACTTTTGAAGCATTAGCCGGAAGTTCATCATCTTTACAAGATAATACCTGCCTGGTTATCGGCGGAACTTATACGGGCGACGCCCAACCGACTTATTATCGGATCGATTTTACACAAACATCTTCAGGCGTTACCACCTATCTTGCTTTACTCAGAAATCATCATTATAAAGTAAATATATCTGAAATTAGCGGTTCTGGATTGGCGACTCCAACAGATGCTTTCAATTCTCGTCCGGTTAATATTAAAGCTGAAATTATCCAATGGAATGATGCTCTGATGAGTGACGTTGTTTTTGACGGACAATACATGCTCGGAGTTTCCGCCGGAGAATTCTCTTTTCCCAGAGATATTCAAACAGCTAGTGATGAAAACAATACGCTTGCAGTTACAACTGATAATCCTTCAGGGTGGACTGTAGATAAAATAGTAGATGCGCAAGGCAACAATATTAATTGGGTAAGTTTGTTATCCACATCAGGAACTTCTGTTTCATCTGGTTCTTCGGGTGTAATTTCCAACCTTAAAGTTGGTCTGACGGAAAATGTAAGTGGCTTAGTCCGTATTGGTTTTATCCATTTGAAAGCAGGGCGACTTACTTATATAATCAAAGTGACGCAAGATATAAATGCAGCTATAGCATTAAGTATAAAAAATACTGCAGGAACTCGAAAAATCACAGAATTGATATTTGCAGCACCAATAAATACTCAACCAGATGCCCAACAATTTAAAATAAAGTGGGTTCCAGAATCTTCATCTGTTACAGCAACTCATTATGTGATAGGTAGTACAGGGCTCTCGTTAGACGTTTCTTCAGGTTTGCCTTCCGTTGGTTTGCAGTCTAGTATAAGTGATCCATCAGGAGAGATATTATTTACAATACAACCCCCAGGCATTTCTGATTCCGAGCTTTTAGATAATCCGTTTCTTGTGAAAATATCAAAAATAGATTTCACTGTATCCAATGGTACTAATAATATAACTGAGAGTATATTCTTAAGGCAATCAACTTACAACATTGTGTTCAGCAATGTTAGCAGTTCGTACTGGACAAATGGAAATACATATACGTTTAATGTGAGAAGTAATGCCGGTTGGCGTATAAAAGCCATCACTGAAAATATAACGACAGGTAGTGGTTCTCTTTTGAATCTGCAAGCTTCAGACAACTTAAAGGTTGGAGCAGTTGGTTCCGCTAATACAGGAACAGGTACTGCTGTTAATTTTAGAGTAGTAGGGAATGCCATAAGTATTGCAGGACAGGTAACAGTAGTTTTTGAAAGTACCGACTCTCCCAAAAAGTTCAATGATGCAACTCTTGTATTAAATATAACTAATGAATATTATCCTAAAGCTCATAAAGGATGGGCTGGCAGTAATATATATTACGATCTTGTTTCAGGGCATTTGACTTTCGATGATGTCGGTGTAACCACACACAAGACTTATCAGGGAGTATACTTTCAAGGAGGTAGCTTATATGCTATTTCACCGATAGGTATTTATTCTTTGGCAACAGTATTATATCCTCCTTTGGGGGGAACGACATCAAATATAGAATGGTCTGCAATTCCATATCCTATAACTAATGTAAACAGTAATCCTCCTTCGGGAAAAACAAATCTTGACCGTGCATACCTCTATGAAATAACGAATGCATCTACAGGAGTTGGCGATATTTGCAGATACTTAACGGAAAAAGGATGGGCGCCTCCGGGTAAAAAATGGCGAATGCCTACTTCTAACGAATTTAATGATGTATCGAGTTATTCAATAGTGGGTCCGTTTGTATCATATACCTCTACCCTAGCTGATGGAACTCAGTCTTTCGACAGAGGATATAATAAGTTAGATACAGGTTCTCCATTTTTCCCAGCATCAGGATATCGAGATACAAATAATAGTCTTGTTCAAATCGGAACAAATGGAATGTATTGGTCTTCATCCGCTAACGGAGCCAATAACTATGCCATGACTTTTGCTAATGGCAATTTGATAACAACCAATTATGAACTTTTTCGTACTTTAGGCTTTTGTGTGCGTTGTGTAGTAGAAGAATAA